From Bradyrhizobium sp. 4:
CACAAGTCCGATCTTTGCCGGCCCGCTCACCCGCGCGACATCTTCTCGAACTTCTTCACCAGCCGCTCCCGCTTCAGCCGCGACAGCCGCTGGATCCAGAACATCCCGTCGAGCTGGTCGATCTCGTGCTGGTGGCAGACGGCGCGCAAGGAGTCCGACTCCTCGCTGTGCATGTTGCCGTCGAGATCCTGATAGCTGATCCGCACGCGGGCGTGGCGCTGCACCTCGTCGTTGACACCGGGCATCGAGACGCTGCCTTCGCGATGCAGGATCATCTCGGGTGAGGCCCACTCGATCTCCGGATTGACATAGGTCTGCGCACCCTCCCTAGCGTCGAGCTCGAGCACGACGACGCGCAAGGGCACGCCGATATGCGGCGCCGTGATGCCGATGCCGGGCGCGGCGCGCATGGTCTCGAGCAGATCATTTGCAAGCTCGCGGAGCGTTGCCTCGAATGCCGTGACGGGGCGGGCCGGCAACGTGAGGCGGCGGTCGGGATAGCGGACGATCGGGCGAATGGTCATGCAGGCTCCTAGCACTCACGGATGGTTGAAGCATCCCGTTCTTGACGCCCTACCAACTGGAAGGTAGCTAGGGACCATGACCAACGTTTCCTCGACAGCCGACGACATCCTGGCGTGCGCGCGCAGCTTGATCATCGCGGGCGGCTATAACGGCTTCAGCTACGCCGACGTGGCCGAGGTGGTCGGCATCCGCAAGCCGAGCATCCACCACCATTTCGCCAGTAAGGTCGATCTGGTCCGCACCCTCGTGTCGCGCTACCGCGCCGAAGCCGAGGCGGGACTGTCCGCGCTCGAGCGCAATGTCCCTGATCCGCGCGAGCAGCTCGAAAACTATGTCGCTTACTGGAAGGCGTGCATCAATGATGCGACGGCGCCGTTCTGCGTGTGCGCGCTGCTGGCCAGCGAGCTTCCGATCCTGCCGGAGGAGGTTGCGCTCGAAGTCCGTGCGCACTTCCGCTCCTTGGCTTCCTGGCTGACGGCCGTCATGGAGCGCGGCAAACGAAAAGGGCAACTCAAACTCTCCGGCACAGCCCGCGTCGAGGCCGAAGGATTCATGGCGACCATTCACGGCGCCATGCTGTCGGCGCGTGCCTATGGCGATCCAAAGATGTTCGGTGTGATTACCACCCCGCTGCTGGACCGGCTGT
This genomic window contains:
- a CDS encoding TetR/AcrR family transcriptional regulator; this translates as MTNVSSTADDILACARSLIIAGGYNGFSYADVAEVVGIRKPSIHHHFASKVDLVRTLVSRYRAEAEAGLSALERNVPDPREQLENYVAYWKACINDATAPFCVCALLASELPILPEEVALEVRAHFRSLASWLTAVMERGKRKGQLKLSGTARVEAEGFMATIHGAMLSARAYGDPKMFGVITTPLLDRLSNKH
- a CDS encoding peptide deformylase, with amino-acid sequence MTIRPIVRYPDRRLTLPARPVTAFEATLRELANDLLETMRAAPGIGITAPHIGVPLRVVVLELDAREGAQTYVNPEIEWASPEMILHREGSVSMPGVNDEVQRHARVRISYQDLDGNMHSEESDSLRAVCHQHEIDQLDGMFWIQRLSRLKRERLVKKFEKMSRG